TCACCAATTTTTGTTTCGCTGACTCCAACGCCGCCTCACTGCTCATCAACTCTGTAGACGCATCGGTCAATGCTTTTGGCGTAGGGTTTGGGCGCACTTTAATAAGCGCCTGTCCCTGTTTGACGTTCTCTCCGACCTGAGCGTAAATCTCTCCGACAATACCGTCGATCTGCGATTTAATGGACACCGAGTGTGCTGGAACAATTTTACCTACCGCCACGGCTTCCTTCTCGATTGTACCTTTCTCCACAACCAAGGTCGGCATCACCTCCGGCTGAGCAGAAGATTGTAGATAAAAATACGCGCCACCGCCGAGCAGCGCGATGCTCGCAGCAGACAAAAGCCAACGTTTAGCCATGCTTTACTTCCAATGATTTTTATGTGTAGCCATCTGACTACCCTGAGATTATTAAGTTCCGAAAATCATACAACGTACTCGCTCACCAAATACATCCGCAGATTGTATGAGTTTGTCGGCAAATTCAGACAATTAAAAAAACGACTCAAGTAATACACTCAGGCCGGTCTACAGGAAAGTAAATTAATCTAAATCTATTTTGACAATGGATGAACGCCAAACCTTATACAGCTAAGCTCATCTGTTAGTAAGCTGAAGTAGCGAATCAACACAAAATAATACAAAGGGTTAATTTAAACTTAAGGCAATGAATTAAAAGGTTAAATATAATGTCCATTTTGGGCTTTTTGTTTTTTTAATATGTAACATCTGGCGCGAACACGACCAAATCGCTCCCAACATAAAATGGGAATGATCAATTCTCGAATCGGCATCTCATTTACCATAGAAACGTTTAAATGTTTTGCACCCACTCATCATATAAAATCAATTGCATTTACGTTTTTAGCGACGTATCACTACTCTAAGCACGCACTTTTTACCCCAATCAATTGAAAAATAATTCCAAAGGTGAAGTATGCGTAACGCTAATTTACTGATGCTGTTTCCAATGGCATTCGCTTCTCAAGCTGCCAACGTTGTTGACTACTCGCAAGTTGACCTTTCTCAGGTCCTCAATCCGCCAACTGCACGGGCATTTTCAGCACCTAACCAGCCTCTGGCGTATCAGGATGCCAGTCGTGTTAAAGCAGGCCCGCAAACACTACTTCGCAAACAACAACTGCATTATGGTGTACCGGTTTACGGCCAGTCTTTAGTTGCTCAGGTTTCCGCTCAAGGAACAGTGACACCAGTTGATGGCTCAGTCCTAACCGACATTGACGCCGATATTGGTTCTACCTTACCCATGCTCAACGCGAAGCAAGCGATAGAGCTGGCAAAAGGCAATAGCCAAGGTTTTGCCTCTCAAGCGATTCGCGACCCAAACGCAGAACTCATGATCTGGCAAGATGAGCAAGATATCGCTCGTTTGGTCTACAAAGTCGACTTTATTCAAATGAGTGGAATGGGCCCTTCAAGGCCGATTACGCTTGTCGATGCCAAATCTGGTGACGTGCTTGATCGATGGGAAGGGATTGCTTTCATTGAAGCCGAAGGACCGGGCGGCAATAGGAAAAGTGGCCGCTACTACTTCGGACCCAAAACCCAATATGGCGGCTTTGAAGTCAACCAATACTGCCAAATGGATAGCCCAAATGTCATCACACTCAACATGAACAATCAGCAATACGGTGGGCAAGTTCATCAGTTTGACTGTAACGTCAACAACTACCGTAGCGTAAACGGTGCCTATGCGCCGATGAATGACGCACACTACTTCGGTCAGCGCGTTTTCGATATGTACATGGATTGGCTCAACACCCGACCTATTCGCCAGAAACTGACCATGCGTGTGCACTATGGCTCCAACTACGGCAACGCGTTCTGGGATGGTCGCCAAATGACCTTTGGTGATGGTAACCAATCAATGTATCCACTGGCCACATGGGATGTGATTGCGCATGAAGTCAGCCATGGTTTTACCGAGCAGAACTCAGGGCTGGAATACCGTGGTATGTCGGGTGGGATGAATGAGTCCTTTTCTGATGTCGCTGCGGCCGCACTCAGCCAGTACGTGCACGGTAGCTTCAACTGGAAAATGGGCGAACATGTCATGAAGTACTCTGATGCCATGCGTTACTTTATTCAGCCAAGCAAAGACGGCGTCTCCATTGACCATATCAACCAGTATTACAATGGTATTGACGTCCACCATAGTTCTGGTGTCTTCAACAAGGCATTTTATCATCTTGCCACCAGCTCAAACTGGGACATCAAAAAAGCGTTTATTGCCTATGCCACAGCTAACCAGCTTTACTGGCGACCAAACTCTGATTTTCAGCAAGGTGCAGAAGGGGTCTGTAAAGCAGCTAATGAGCTGGGGTACGACACTTCGGCGGTAAACCATGCGTTCGCTCAGGTGGGGATTCAGGTGACACAATGTTCGGCTGGACAGCCAGATCCTGAACCGACACCGAATCCCGATATCGTTAGCCTACAACTCAATACGCCAAGTGCGATTCAATCAGCGGGTAATGACGTGCAACACTTCGTGCTGAAGAATGCCCCCTCTGAGGATATCTGGGTACAAACCTATAACGGTTATGGCAATGTTGATATGTATGTTGCGATAAATCGTCCTGCTTCACTGTCGGATCATGATTGTGCGTCCACCAACCGTGATAACAATGAATATTGTGGTTTCAGCGGTGTCGAGAATGCCGATGTTTATGTGATGGTCACAGGTGCACGTAGCGCTTCAGATGCTTATGTTGGCGTTAGTGCCTATCTCGAACAACCGACACCAGAACCACAGGACTTGTGTGCTAACTTAGAAGAATGGTCACCGTATTACTATTACCCACAAGGCACTCAGGTGCAGTCCTACGGGAACCGCTTTATCGCTACCCAAACCAACTGGGGCGCCGATCCTTACAGTAACTATTGGTACTGGTCATTTGAAGGCAGCTGCCTACAATAATCGGATAAAAAAAAGAGCCCGCAAGCGGGCTCTTTAGTCAGGAGAACATAGTTACTGTTTTAGTGTCTTATTTCCAAGACCACTGACTGCCGTCAACATCAGCTTGGACCAACCAGCTATTGGAGTTCCATTTCAAAGCGTTATCAACACTATTTTTCAGCTGGCCATTTTCCATTCTCCATGTCTGATTCGGGCGCTGGCTACACGTTTCCATAGTGATACTTGTCCCTTGCTGATCCAGACACAAACCTGGTGCTACCTTGCTGATCATCTTGCCTTCAGCTGTCAGCTGCCATAATTGGTTATCACCGCTGTGACAGCTCCAGCCATACACTCGTGCTCCTGGTGTCGCAGAACTTCCTTCAACGTCCAGACACTGGCTACCCTGAGTAGCAATTTGCTTCCATTGCTCGGCTGGTTGTTCGTCGCCTGAAGCCGCGCTAAACAAAGCTGAAACCACAGAAGTCATAGGTTGAGTGTAACGAGACGCTTTAGGCGCTCGGTCTTGCCAGCTCTGTGGAATTGGCTGAGTCACATCCCATTCACCACTGCCATCATAATAAGACTTCGCTACCGCTTCAGGGGTCGGTGTCCAAAGGAAATCAGGATGACGATTCTGATACCACTCGCCTCCGATGACATTGCCTTGCGCGTCAATTTCTAGGTCGTAGTAATACGTCACTCGCGAGACACCATCAAGCTTAGGCTTGTCGTAGTTTCGATGAGTTGGATTCGTCTCTACCATGTAATCAACTACCATCTGTACACCAACGACTGAGACAGCACGTGATGCACGATACTGGGTGAACTTATCTTTTTTGTAGTCCGCCATCGCGATAGTCACATCGGCTGGATTGCCTGATGAACGGTTGGTCTCTGGGTTAAAGTATTTAACCTGATAACCAAGAATAGGCTGGTTCCATACTTGGTAATCGTATGTCGCATCCATAATCATGCTACGACCAGTAATACCGATCTGGTTTAGTACGGATAAGTGCCAGCTTGCCGGGTTGTTGTCGACACAGTCAGGTTCGATAACACGGCCATTTTCGTCTTTTTCAGGATCCTTAATATTACAGCGACCACCAATAAAACGTGTATTGAACGGCGCTTCTGCCCAAAGCAGTGTGCCTAGAGCTTTGACGTCTGACGGATAGAATTTGAGCATCTCTCCGTTTGCATCAGGCACTGTAATCGACTTTTCAGGACGAGGAAGCATGTAAGCCGCGGCTGCCCAGCCATGACAAAGCCCCATCCAGCGCTCTACTTTGCCCTGAGACTCATAGTAACCTTTACCTGAATCCCACGAACGCTTGGTCAGCGTAAAGTTTTTATCGCCAACCAACAAATCATACTTTTCTGCCGGAGAGAGCAAGTGGCGCTGCTCATTCGAGTAACTCTCTAGCGGTTTGATAGTGTGTGAAAAGTCGTAGTATTCCTGCCAATCTGACGCATAAAGTTCACGGTCAGAGTAGCGCCAAGCCGCTGCACCAGAGTACAGAGGCCAGTAAGTATCAGACCAAGGCTGAACATCCAGATACTTCGAATCTGGTGCAGCGTTATCCAATTCAACCAGATTACGAATCAGCGCATTACCGACATCAACCAAACGAGCTGGGTTGTCGTTGTTGAGGTTTGCAGAGAATCGAGGAGCAATAACTGGCTCCGCTCTTTCCATAACCGTTTCGCGCATTTGCTCTCTGAAACGCTCAAGATCCTCAGCGCTCATGGTTTGATATTCGTCTCCTTCTTTCTCTGGTAACGCATCCATGACTTTTTGCGGATTGGCGTGAAAATCCGTCATAAACGCATCTATGCCTGTATTGTCCGCAATAGCGGTCAAAGGCACCGAGATAGACAACAAGGTGATGATTTTTTTCATTATATAACTCTACGTTGTTAGTTTTCGTGTTTTATCAGCCAGAGTGATACCTCTACTCTTGGCGGCAGGTAGAGTGGTGATCTTTGTTCTGTAAATCAATCGAGAAAATCAACCAAACATCAGAACCGTGAATAATTCCAACAAAAAACAGGCTGGGTAATTCAGGGTTTATCTAGAACTATTTTTGTTTATATATGAGAAGGTTAGTTGCAATGCCCTATTTTTGTTAACTTTGCTGTGCGAACAAAAATGCCCGCGTAACGCGGGCATTTCGATGACTTGGTCAATTTTTACTCTTCGCTGAGCAAATCTAAGAAAAAAGCGTATTCCAATGCATCTTCTCGTAAACGCTTAAAGCGACCAGATGCACCACCATGACCTGCCTCCATGTCTGTTTTAAACAGCAGCACGTTGTTATCCGTTTTCAATTCACGCAATTTCGCCACCCATTTCATTGGCTCAAAATACTGAACTTGCGAATCATGCAGGCCTGTTGTCACTAACATGTTCGGGTAGCTCTGCGCTTTGACATTGTCGTAAGGTGAGTAGCTCAGCATGTAATCGTAGTATTGCTTGTCGTTCGGGTTACCCCATTCGTCGTATTCATTGGTTGTCAGTGGAATAGACTCGTCCAGCATGGTTGTGACCACGTCGACAAACGGAACATGAGCAGCGATACCTCGATACAGCTCAGGCGCCTGATTGATAACCGCCCCCATCAGTAGGCCTCCCGCCGAACCACCGACAGCAAACACTTTATCTTCTGCACCATAGCCAGCTTCCGTTAAACCTTTGGTGACATCGATAAAGTCATTAAACGTATTCTGCTTGGTTAACTTTTTACCGTCTTCATACCAAGGTCTTCCTAACATCTCTGAACCACGGATATGGGCAATGGCATAGACGAATCCGCGATCCAACAAACTCAGCCGCGCTGAGCGAAACGTAGGATCTATGGTGTGACCGTATGAACCATAACCGTATTGATAGATAGGATTCGTGCCGTCTTTTTTTGAATTTATCCTTGCGGTAAACCAGCGAAACCGGCACTTGCTGACCATCTCGAGCGGTGATCATAATACGTTCTGATTGATAGTCATCAGCATCAAAATCACCCAGCACTGGCGTTTGCTTCATGATTGCAGATTCACCGGAGTTAAGGTCAAAATCATAATAAGTGCCTGGCGTGGTAAGGCTACTGTAATAAATCCGAACTTTTGAATTATCGAGCTCTAGGTTGCCAGTCATATAAGCGGCAAAGGCTGTGTCGTTAAAGACTAATGGAAACTCCTTGCCCGTGGAAAGCTGACGCACCTTAACCGTGGTTAAGCCCTCTTTGCGCTGCTCATACACTAAATGGTCTTTAAACAAGGTGAAATCGACCAGTTGAGTTTGATTATCTGCGGCAATAACATCCTGCCATTTTGAACGGTCATTAACCTGATCTTTATGTACCTTCATTAAACGAAAGTTCACAGCCTGATAATTGGTGTAGATATAGTACCAGTCGCCGAGCTTGGCGATACTGTACTCAATGCCTTCTTCTCTTGGGTAGAAAGGTTGTGCCTTAGCTTCGGGATCATTGGCATCAATAACAGAGACCCCGCTTGTCTCCGTACTTGAGTGGAAGATATAGACTTGGTCGCCATCTTTACTCTTGCCTAACGACATGTAATACGCACTATCATCTTCTTGATAAATCAACGCATCGCTGCTTTGTGGCGTTCCTAACACATGTCGATAAACTTGGTAACCCAGCAATGTCTGAGGGTCTTTCTTAATATAGTAAAACGCTTGGTTGTCATTTTGCCAAGCCACACCGCTCGATGCCCCTTCCACTTCATCATTGAGATACTCGCCTGTGGCAATATCTTTGACTCGAATAGTGTAAATACGGCGGCTTAAGGTATCTTCTCCATACGCCAGCAAATTCTCATTCGGGCTAACATACAAACCACCAGTGCTGAAAAACTCATGCTCTTTCGCCAACTCGTTAACGTCTAAAATGACGGTCTTATCTGTCCCTGAGAAATCTTTGGCACGCTGGTAGATAGGGTACTCATTGTCGCCAGATACTTGGTTCGAATAGAAATAACTTCCTTCTCTTACAGGCACTGAACTGTCATCTTTTGCGATACGTCCTTTAATCTCTTGGAATAACTTTTCCTGTCGCTGCTCAGTGTGTTTTAACACCGAATCCGTGTATTGATTTTCTTTTTCGAGATGCGCCAATATCTCGGCATCTTTTCGTTCATCGTCACGCATCCAGTAGTAATTATCTATACGACGCTCACCGTGATGATTAAGCGCATAGGGTTCTTTTTTAGCAACGGGAGCCGGAACTTGCTGTACTGCAAATTCTAATTGAGAAGGTTGAGCCACAGTTTGCACTCCTTGGGAACTGCACCCGGCAATAAGCGCCACAGATACAGCTAATGTAGTTAAGGGAAAACGCATCTATCGATCCTTAAAGCATTCATCAAGCTGACTTATCTCACTCAGTGAACACATCGGTAAAACAGCTTAGATAGTGAAGCGCTACTGTTATAAAACTCAGCAAAAGAACTCCAATATCTTATATTTAACAGTCGGTTACGCTATCAAACATACATTCAAGGTTCAAATAGTATTAAGGGTTATTATGTCGAAAGTAAGCAATCACTGACAAGCTAAAACTGGGCAAACAATACGTCCTCCATTCACCTGAATCGCAAAGTGGCTAAATTTCACTAAGAAACACAACAGAGTGTCATTC
This window of the Vibrio neptunius genome carries:
- a CDS encoding ricin-type beta-trefoil lectin domain protein, coding for MKKIITLLSISVPLTAIADNTGIDAFMTDFHANPQKVMDALPEKEGDEYQTMSAEDLERFREQMRETVMERAEPVIAPRFSANLNNDNPARLVDVGNALIRNLVELDNAAPDSKYLDVQPWSDTYWPLYSGAAAWRYSDRELYASDWQEYYDFSHTIKPLESYSNEQRHLLSPAEKYDLLVGDKNFTLTKRSWDSGKGYYESQGKVERWMGLCHGWAAAAYMLPRPEKSITVPDANGEMLKFYPSDVKALGTLLWAEAPFNTRFIGGRCNIKDPEKDENGRVIEPDCVDNNPASWHLSVLNQIGITGRSMIMDATYDYQVWNQPILGYQVKYFNPETNRSSGNPADVTIAMADYKKDKFTQYRASRAVSVVGVQMVVDYMVETNPTHRNYDKPKLDGVSRVTYYYDLEIDAQGNVIGGEWYQNRHPDFLWTPTPEAVAKSYYDGSGEWDVTQPIPQSWQDRAPKASRYTQPMTSVVSALFSAASGDEQPAEQWKQIATQGSQCLDVEGSSATPGARVYGWSCHSGDNQLWQLTAEGKMISKVAPGLCLDQQGTSITMETCSQRPNQTWRMENGQLKNSVDNALKWNSNSWLVQADVDGSQWSWK
- a CDS encoding M4 family metallopeptidase, giving the protein MRNANLLMLFPMAFASQAANVVDYSQVDLSQVLNPPTARAFSAPNQPLAYQDASRVKAGPQTLLRKQQLHYGVPVYGQSLVAQVSAQGTVTPVDGSVLTDIDADIGSTLPMLNAKQAIELAKGNSQGFASQAIRDPNAELMIWQDEQDIARLVYKVDFIQMSGMGPSRPITLVDAKSGDVLDRWEGIAFIEAEGPGGNRKSGRYYFGPKTQYGGFEVNQYCQMDSPNVITLNMNNQQYGGQVHQFDCNVNNYRSVNGAYAPMNDAHYFGQRVFDMYMDWLNTRPIRQKLTMRVHYGSNYGNAFWDGRQMTFGDGNQSMYPLATWDVIAHEVSHGFTEQNSGLEYRGMSGGMNESFSDVAAAALSQYVHGSFNWKMGEHVMKYSDAMRYFIQPSKDGVSIDHINQYYNGIDVHHSSGVFNKAFYHLATSSNWDIKKAFIAYATANQLYWRPNSDFQQGAEGVCKAANELGYDTSAVNHAFAQVGIQVTQCSAGQPDPEPTPNPDIVSLQLNTPSAIQSAGNDVQHFVLKNAPSEDIWVQTYNGYGNVDMYVAINRPASLSDHDCASTNRDNNEYCGFSGVENADVYVMVTGARSASDAYVGVSAYLEQPTPEPQDLCANLEEWSPYYYYPQGTQVQSYGNRFIATQTNWGADPYSNYWYWSFEGSCLQ